A portion of the Magnolia sinica isolate HGM2019 chromosome 17, MsV1, whole genome shotgun sequence genome contains these proteins:
- the LOC131230784 gene encoding potassium transporter 5-like, with the protein MEIPSTGLKERKLSREKLRRYDSWDVEAATYSGGHGSKNVAWATILHLAFQSIGVVYGDIGTSPLYVFPSAFTNGIQHNDDILGVLSLIFYTLTLLPLIKYVFFVLHANDNGDGGTFALYSLICRYVKVSLIPSQQAEDREVSNFHLELPSNRLRRASKLKSTLEKSPFAKYLLLFVTMLGTSMVIGDGILAPCISVLSAVGGIKEATSAMTQGRIVWVSVGILICLFLVQRFGTDKVGYSFAPIIIVWFLMISGIGIYNFAKYDPSVVKALNPKYIIDYFRRNKKDAWVSLGGAVLAITGTEAMFADLGHFTVRSIQISMCSVTFPSVVLAYMGQASYLRQHNSDVGEAFYRSIPDHLYWPMFVVAVLASIIASQAMISGTFSIIQQSLSLGCFPLVKIVHTSSKYEGQVYIPEINYLLMVACVAVTAGFKTTEKIGNAYGIAVVFVMTLTSALLVLIMVMIWKTHIIFVILYILIIGSVELLYLSSVLYKFDQGGYLPLAFAAFLVFVMCVWNYVYRKKYSYELQNKVSPDKIREIATDPSFRRLPGIALFYSELVQGIPPIFKQYIANVPALHSVLVFVSVKSLPISKVLPDERFLFRRVGQGELAVFRCVVRYGYKDTQNENESFEVALVDRLKEFIRDEMRAPPMAVAHHGGENGGVTPMVVGQHDEENGSATPMVGDDGIMEGGDAEEEKKRLVEFVEREMNKGVVHLLGESEVVARKGSGIGRRVLIDYAYNALRRNLRQRDEVFEIPHKRLLKVGMTYEL; encoded by the exons ATGGAAATTCCATCAACGGGATTGAAAGAGAGGAAACTCTCGCGAGAGAAGTTGCGTAGATACGATTCTTGGGACGTTGAAGCAGCTACATACTCTGGGGGCCATGGCTCCAAG AACGTTGCTTGGGCGACGATCCTACATCTAGCCTTCCAGAGCATTGGAGTTGTATACGGTGATATCGGCACATCTCCTTTATATGTGTTCCCAAGCGCCTTCACCAATGGAATCCAGCACAACGATGATATCTTGGGTGTGCTGTCCTTGATCTTCTATACCCTTACTTTGCTTCCGTTAATCAAGTATGTCTTCTTCGTCCTCCATGCCAACGACAACGGGGATG GTGGGACATTCGCATTGTATTCGCTGATCTGCCGTTATGTTAAGGTCAGTCTAATTCCAAGCCAGCAAGCTGAAGATAGAGAAGTTTCGAATTTCCATCTTGAATTGCCGAGCAATCGTCTTCGAAGAGCATCAAAGCTGAAATCTACGTTGGAGAAGAGCCCATTCGCGAAATATCTTCTACTATTCGTCACCATGCTTGGAACTTCTATGGTGATTGGCGATGGAATCCTCGCTCCATGCATCTCAG TGTTGTCTGCGGTGGGAGGGATAAAGGAAGCTACAAGTGCCATGACTCAAG gAAGGATTGTATGGGTATCAGTCGGCATCTTGATCTGTCTATTCTTAGTTCAGAGATTTGGAACTGATAAGGTGGGCTACAGCTTCGCGCCTATCATCATCGTGTGGTTCCTAATGATCAGCGGCATCGGCATTTACAACTTTGCCAAATACGATCCGTCTGTTGTCAAAGCTCTCAATCCAAAATACATCATCGATTATTTCAGGAGAAACAAGAAAGATGCTTGGGTTTCTCTCGGTGGTGCTGTACTCGCTATCACCG GAACTGAAGCAATGTTTGCCGACCTTGGGCACTTCACAGTCCGTTCCATACAAATAAGCATGTGCTCCGTAACATTCCCATCTGTCGTTTTGGCATATATGGGCCAAGCATCATATCTTCGTCAGCACAACAGCGACGTTGGAGAAGCCTTCTATCGGTCCATACCAG ATCATTTATATTGGCCCATGTTTGTGGTGGCCGTCTTAGCATCAATCATCGCCAGTCAGGCCATGATCTCCGGCACCTTCTCCATCATCCAACAGTCCCTATCGCTCGGCTGCTTCCCTCTAGTTAAGATCGTCCATACATCCTCCAAGTATGAGGGCCAGGTTTACATACCTGAGATCAATTACCTTCTCATGGTCGCATGCGTCGCAGTTACCGCCGGATTCAAGACGACGGAGAAGATCGGCAATGCATATG GGATTGCTGTCGTGTTTGTGATGACTTTAACATCTGCATTGCTGGTGCTGATAATGGTAATGATATGGAAGACCCACATCATCTTCGTGATCTTATACATCCTGATCATCGGCTCTGTCGAACTACTCTACCTCAGCTCCGTCCTTTACAAATTCGATCAAGGAGGCTACCTCCCGCTAGCCTTCGCTGCATTCCTTGTATTCGTAATGTGTGTATGGAACTATGTATACCGAAAGAAGTACAGCTACGAGCTCCAAAACAAGGTCTCGCCAGACAAGATACGGGAGATAGCTACCGACCCCAGCTTCCGCCGCTTGCCAGGGATTGCACTATTCTACTCTGAGCTCGTCCAAGGGATCCCGCCCATCTTCAAGCAATATATCGCCAATGTGCCAGCATTGCATTCTGTGCTAGTGTTTGTATCAGTCAAGTCGCTCCCTATAAGCAAGGTCTTGCCTGATGAACGGTTCCTGTTTCGCCGCGTGGGCCAGGGCGAGCTAGCTGTGTTCAGGTGCGTGGTGCGGTATGGGTACAAGGACACACAGAACGAGAATGAATCTTTCGAGGTTGCATTGGTGGACCGGCTGAAGGAGTTCATCAGAGATgagatgagggccccacctatggcAGTGGCTCACCATGGTGGAGAGAATGGTGGTGTAACACCAATGGTGGTGGGGCAACATGATGAGGAGAATGGTAGTGCAACACCAATGGTGGGCGATGATGGTATAATGGAGGGAGGAGATgcagaggaagagaagaagagattGGTGGAGTTTGTGGAGAGAGAGATGAATAAAGGAGTAGTGCATTTGCTAGGTGAGAGTGAGGTGGTAGCAAGAAAAGGGAGTGGTATTGGGAGGAGGGTTTTGATTGactatgcttacaatgccctaagAAGGAATCTGAGGCAAAGGGATGAAGTTTTTGAGATTCCTCACAAGCGTTTGTTGAAGGTAGgaatgacatatgagctttag